CAGATTCATGACCCCGGACTTCTCCGAGAGGATTTCGCCCAAGGTGGCGAAGAGAATGGGCGTGCCCGCCTGCACGGCGGCGGCCAGAAGCGCGATGACCAGTTCCGGGCTCATGCCTGGGCCTCCTGTGCCCGCGTGGCCGGGCGGTCCAGCCCCACGCGGTAGGCGAGGAAGAACTGTCCGGCGATGACGCAGAGCAGAATGGCCCCCTCCATGATGGAGCCGAAGGCGGCGGGCACCTGCAGCTCCAACTGCACCACCTCCACGCCCACGCGGAAGGCGGCCAGCAGATAGGAGGTGAAGGCGATGGGCCAGGGCTTGAGCCTGGCCAGCCAGGCCACGGTGATGGCGGTGTAGCCGTACCCGGCCATGACCGTTGGCTGCAGCCTGCCCAGGGTGGCCGAGGCCTCAATGCTTCCGGCCAGGCCGGCGGCCGCGCCGCCCAGGCCCATGACCAGCAGGACCAAAAAACCGTAGGGAAGCCTGGCGTAGCGCGCCACGCGCTCGCCCTCTCCGCAGGCCATGAGCTCAAAGCCCAGCCTGGTGCGCGAAAGAAACACGGCATAGGCCAGACCGGCCAGGGGGCAGGCCAGCACGCCCCAGTGCAGCTTGCCCAGCACGCCCGGGGCGATGCGCGCGATCTGCCCGCCGGGGCCGAACTCGGCCGTCATGGGGAAACCGAAGCTGGCCGGGTCCTTCCACACGCCGAACACCAGGAATTCCAGCAGCAGCGCGCCAATGTAGTTGAGCATCAGCGTGGTGATGACCTCGTTGGTGCCCAGGCGCAGCCGCAGCACGCCGGGGATGAGCCCCCAGGCCGCGCCGAACAAAAG
This genomic stretch from Humidesulfovibrio mexicanus harbors:
- a CDS encoding ABC transporter permease, with amino-acid sequence MRLAVRKREEPLGWGVLVVYLGALATAMLVCGLLLTLSGKPGLDGMLILFRGAFGQGYSLLDGLVKAVPIFLCSLGVALSFRMQVWNIGAEGQYALGAVGATWAALSLAGHSAWVMMPAMFVCALLFGAAWGLIPGVLRLRLGTNEVITTLMLNYIGALLLEFLVFGVWKDPASFGFPMTAEFGPGGQIARIAPGVLGKLHWGVLACPLAGLAYAVFLSRTRLGFELMACGEGERVARYARLPYGFLVLLVMGLGGAAAGLAGSIEASATLGRLQPTVMAGYGYTAITVAWLARLKPWPIAFTSYLLAAFRVGVEVVQLELQVPAAFGSIMEGAILLCVIAGQFFLAYRVGLDRPATRAQEAQA